A DNA window from Hordeum vulgare subsp. vulgare chromosome 1H, MorexV3_pseudomolecules_assembly, whole genome shotgun sequence contains the following coding sequences:
- the LOC123395114 gene encoding beta-galactosidase 1-like, with amino-acid sequence MERVSWQPLALLLLAAAAAVASGTEVGYDGRSMVIDGERRLLISGSIHYPRSTPEMWPDLIRKAKEGGLDAIETYVFWNGHEPRRRQYNFEGSYDIVRFFKEVQDAGMYAILRIGPYICGEWNYGGLPAWLRDISGMQFRMHNNPFEQEMETFTTLIVDKLKEAKMFAGQGGPIILSQIENEYGNVMDKLNNDESASEYIHWCAAMANKQNVGVPWIMCQQDQDVPPNVINTCNGFYCHDWFPKRTDIPKIWTENWTGWFKAWDKPDFHRSAEDIAFSVAMFFQMRGSLQNYYMYHGGTNFGRTSGGPYITTSYDYDAPLDEYGNIRQPKYGHLKDLHNVLKSMEKILLHGDYKDTTMGNTNVMVTKYTLDNSSACFISNKFDDKEVNVTLDDGATHVVPAWSVSILPDCKTVAYNSAKIKTQTSVMVKRPGVETVTDGLAWSWMPENLHPFMTDEKGNFRKNELLEQIATSGDQSDYLWYRTSLEHKGESNYKLHVNTTGHELYAFVNGKLVGRHYAPNGGFVFQMETPVKLHSGKNYISLLSATIGLKNYGALFEMMPAGIVGGPVKLVDTVTNTTAYDLSNSSWSYKAGLAGEYRETHLDKAKDRSQWRGGTIPVHRPFTWYKATFEAPTGEEPVVADLLGLGKGVVWVNGNNLGRYWPSYVAADMDGCRRCDYRGTFMADGDGQKCLTGCNEPSQRFYHVPRSFLKAGEPNTMVLFEEAGGDPTRVSFHTVAVGAACAEAAEVGDEVALACSHGRTISSVDVASLGVTRGKCGAYQGGCESKAALAAFTAACVGKESCTVRHTEDFRAGSGCDSGVLTVQATC; translated from the exons ATGGAGCGCGTGTCGTGGCAACCActtgcgctcctcctcctcgcggcgGCCGCGGCCGTCGCCAGCGGCACTGAGGTCGGGTACGACGGCCGGTCGATGGTCATCGATGGCGAGCGCCGCCTCCTCATCTCCGGCTCCATCCACTACCCCAGGAGCACGCCAGAG ATGTGGCCGGATCTGATCAGGAAGGCCAAGGAGGGCGGGCTGGACGCCATCGAGACGTACGTCTTCTGGAACGGCCACGAGCCTCGCCGCCGGCAGTACAACTTCGAGGGCAGCTACGACATCGTGCGCTTCTTCAAGGAGGTCCAGGACGCCGGCATGTACGCCATCCTCCGCATCGGCCCCTACATCTGCGGCGAGTGGAACTACGGCGGCCTGCCGGCATGGCTGCGCGACATCTCCGGCATGCAGTTCCGCATGCACAACAACCCCTTCGAG CAAGAGATGGAGACCTTCACGACCCTCATCGTCGACAAGCTCAAGGAGGCCAAGATGTTCGCCGGACAGGGAGGCCCCATCATCCTCTCTCAG atcgagAACGAGTACGGGAACGTCATGGACAAGCTCAACAACGACGAGTCGGCGTCTGAGTACATCCACTGGTGCGCCGCCATGGCCAACAAGCAGAACGTAGGCGTGCCGTGGATCATGTGCCAGCAGGACCAAGACGTCCCACCCAACGTG ATCAACACCTGCAACGGCTTCTACTGCCACGACTGGTTCCCCAAGAGGACCGACATCCCCAAGATCTGGACTGAGAACTGGACTGGCTG GTTCAAAGCCTGGGACAAGCCTGATTTCCACCGGTCCGCCGAAGACATCGCCTTCTCTGTTGCCATGTTCTTCCAGATGCGAGGATCGCTCCAGAACTACTACATG TACCATGGTGGCACCAACTTTGGCCGCACGTCGGGTGGCCCATACATCACAACCAGCTATGACTACGATGCCCCTCTCGATGAGTACG GTAACATCAGGCAGCCAAAATACGGGCACCTCAAGGACCTCCACAATGTCCTCAAGTCCATGGAGAAGATCCTACTCCATGGGGACTACAAGGACACCACCATGGGCAACACCAACGTCATG GTTACCAAGTACACGCTGGACAACTCCTCTGCCTGCTTCATCAGCAACAAGTTCGACGACAAGGAGGTCAATGTGACCCTCGACGACGGCGCAACCCATGTCGTGCCCGCATGGTCCGTGAGCATCCTGCCGGACTGCAAGACCGTCGCGTACAACAGCGCCAAGATCAAGACACAGACGTCGGTGATGGTGAAGAGGCCGGGGGTGGAAACCGTGACGGATGGCCTTGCTTGGTCGTGGATGCCCGAGAACCTCCATCCTTTCATGACGGACGAGAAGGGTAACTTCAGGAAGAACGAGCTGCTCGAGCAGATCGCGACGTCGGGCGACCAGAGCGACTACCTATGGTACAGGACAAG CTTGGAGCACAAGGGGGAATCGAACTACAAGTTGCACGTGAACACGACTGGCCATGAGCTCTACGCTTTCGTCAATGGCAAGCTTGTTG GGAGGCACTACGCTCCTAATGGCGGATTCGTCTTCCAAATGGAGACACCGGTGAAGCTCCACTCTGGCAAGAACTACATCTCCCTCCTCAGCGCCACCATCGGGCTCAAGAACTATGGTGCTCTGTTCGAGATGATGCCCGCCGGCATCGTGGGAGGGCCGGTGAAGCTCGTCGACACCGTCACCAACACCACCGCCTACGACCTCTCCAACAGCTCCTGGTCCTACAAGGCCGGCCTCGCCGGCGAGTACAGGGAGACCCACCTCGACAAGGCCAAGGACCGCAGCCAATGGAGAGGCGGCACCATCCCGGTGCACCGCCCCTTCACCTGGTACAAGGCGACCTTTGAGGCCCCCACCGGTGAGGAGCCCGTGGTGGCGGACCTGCTGGGGCTCGGCAAGGGCGTGGTGTGGGTCAACGGCAACAACCTGGGCCGCTACTGGCCGTCATACGTCGCCGCGGACATGGACGGCTGCCGGCGGTGCGACTACCGCGGCACATTCATGGCGGATGGCGACGGGCAGAAGTGCCTCACTGGCTGCAACGAGCCGTCCCAGAGGTTCTACCATGTGCCACGGTCGTTCCTCAAGGCCGGCGAGCCCAACACGATGGTGCTGTTCGAGGAGGCCGGCGGCGACCCGACGAGGGTGAGCTTCCACACCGTCGCTGTCGGGGCGGCGTGCGCGGAGGCCGCCGAGGTCGGCGACGAGGTGGCGCTGGCGTGCAGCCATGGCAGGACCATCTCCAGCGTGGACGTGGCCAGCCTCGGCGTCACGCGCGGCAAGTGCGGCGCGTACCAGGGCGGCTGCGAGTCCAAGGCGGCGCTGGCGGCGTTCACGGCAGCGTGCGTCGGCAAGGAGTCGTGCACGGTGCGGCACACGGAGGACTTCCGCGCCGGGTCCGGGTGTGACTCCGGCGTGCTCACCGTGCAGGCAACCTGCTGA